A region of the Pseudarthrobacter sp. MM222 genome:
GAACCGGACGCCTTCAAGCTGGCTTCGGACGAAACCTTCACCAAGGAGCCCTACGGCATCGGCCTGAAGAAGGACGACACCGCGTTCCGTAACTGGATCAACGACCAGCTCGAAGAATTCGCCAAGGACGGGTCCTACAAGAAGGCCTGGGAAGCTACCGCCGGCGCTGTCATCAAGACCGCCCCGGAACTCCCTGCCATCAACCGCTACTAAGTAACGCAAGGCGGTTGCCGGAGTCCGCGCGGCTCCGGCAACCGCCGCTCCCCTTTACGCTCCAGTCCACGACACCCAGCCGAAGGATCCTATGGACGCCGTCATCGAAAGCCTGCCACTCTACTGGAACGGCTTTCTCCGAACCCTTTTCCTGTCTGCCGTGTCCGGAGTGATCGCCCTGATGCTGGGGACATTGCTCGCCGCCGCCAGGGTCTCTCCCGTTGCAGCCCTCCGCGGCTTCAGCATGACCTACGTCGAAATCCTGAGGAACACGCCGCTTACCATTGCCTTCTTCTTTGCGGCGATCGTGCTGCCCCGCCTCGGGGTGAAGTTCGAGCAGTTCGAGGTTGCAGCCATCATCGCATTGAGCGCGTACACCGCAGCCTTCATCGCCGAAGCCGTCCGTTCCGGCGTCAACAGCGTCCCGGTGGGCCAGGCCGAAGCCGCCCGCAGCATCGGGATGAAGTTCAGCCAGGTACTGTCGCTGATCATCCTCCCGCAGGCCCTTCGGACCGTCATTCCGCCCCTGATCAACATCCTGATTGCCCTCGTCAAGAACTCCTCGGTTGCCGGCGCCTTCTTCGTCCTTGAGCTGTTCGGCTACGGCCGGCAGCTCGCCAACGCCAACGGCGACCAGGTCATGGCAGTCCTGCTGGGCGTTGCCTTCTTCTACCTGCTGATCACCGTCCCGCTCGGCATCCTGGCCAGCACAGTCGAACGAAAGGTGGCGATCGCCCGATGAGCTCAGTCCTCTACGACGTCCCGGGTCCCAAGGCCCGCCGGGTTTCCCTGATCGGGTCCGTGGTTGGCTCCCTGCTCATCGCAGGCCTGCTGGCGTGGATCATCAGCACGCTGGCCCAGCAAGGCATCTTCGAAGGACGCCGCTGGGCCATCTTCACCCGCGCGGATGTCTGGTCCCTGATCGGCAACGGCATCGGCGCCACCCTCAGTGCCGCCGCCGTCGCGGCCGTCATCGCCTTCCCCCTGGGCCTGCTGCTCTGCCTCCTGCGGATCTCCGATGTGCCCGCCATCCGCATTCCCATTCGGGTCGTGCTGGAGTTCCTGCGCGGCATGCCGGTTGTCCTGATGATGCTCTTCGTCCTGCTGGTCTTCGGCACCAACCAGTTCCTCGCCGTAGTGGCCGGCCTGGTCCTGTACAACGCCGCCGTGTTCGCCGAAATCATCCGCGCGGGCATCCAGTCGCTGCCCAAGGGCCAGCGCGAAGCGGGCCTGACGATCGGCCTGACCAGCTTTCAGTCCCGCATGATCATCGAACTTCCCCAGGCTGTCCGCCGGATGATGCCCTCCCTGGTGGCCCAGCTCGTGGTCCTCCTGAAGGACACCTCGCTCGGCTACATCGTTGCCTACGGTGAGCTGCTCCGGGCGGTGCAGGTCATGGCCGACTTCCTGGGCACCCAGTATTTGTTCCCGATCTTCTTCGTGGCGGCCGCCATCTACATTGCGATTAACCTCTGCGTTTCCCGCATTGCCGTGTGGATCGAGCGCCGGGGATCCAAGAAGGCCGCCGGCGGCGTGGCCAAGGCCGAACCTGCGGTGGAAGCCGCCGCAGCGAAACCCTGACCTCGGCGACGCAGCCCTGAACGGGGAATGGCCCGGATCCACCAGGATCCGGGCCATTCTTTTTGGCCGGCTAGGCCGACAGCCAGCTCCGCAGCGCGCGCAGGCATTCGCGTACGGCGTCCGCCTCCACGTGCTCATTGTCCTTGTGGGCCAGCAGCGGGTCCCCGGGGCCGAAGTTCACCGCGGGGATGCCCAGTTCGCTGAAGCGGGCGACGTCGGTCCAGCCGTATTTCGGCTTGGGTTCGGCCCCCACGGCGGCCACAAAGGACGCGGCGGCGGGGTGCTTCAAACCCGGACGCGCACCGGCGGCGCTGTCGGTGCGGACGACGTCGAACCCTTCGAGCAGTTCCCGCACATGCTTTTCCGCGTCATCCGGGGTTTTGTCCGGGGCGAACCGGTAGTTGATTTCGACGACGCAGCGGTCCGGAATGACGTTGCCCGCGGTTCCGCCGTTGATCTTCACCGCGTTGAGGCTTTCCCGGTAGTCGAGCCCGTCCACGTTGATGGTCCGCGGCTCGTAGGCGGCCAACCGGGCCAGGATCGGTGCGGCGGCGTGGATCGCGTTGCTGCCCATCCAGGCGCGGGCGGAGTGGGCCGCTTCCCCGCGGGTGCTCGCCTCGAAGCGGCTGGTGCCGTTGCAGCCGCCCTCCACCGTTCCATCGGTGGGCTCAAGCAGGATTGCAAAGTCCCCGCCCAGCAGGCCGCCGTGGTTCCGGACCAGCCGGCCGAGTCCGCTCTTGACTGCCTCGACTTCCTCGTGGTCGTAGAAGACGAAGGTGACGTCCCTGGCGGGTTCCGCGCCGCCGTCGAACAGGCTCGCGGCGAGGGCAAGCTGCACCGCGACGCCGCCCTTCATGTCGGTGGCGCCCCGGCCGTAGAGGACGCCCTCGCCGGGGGCGCCCGAGGGCCAGTAGGACGGCACGGTGCCGAGGGACCCCTCGGTGGTCGGCAGCGGAACGGTGTCAAGGTGCCCGGCCAGGATCACGCGCTCGGCGCGGCCGAGGTTGGTCCGGGCGATGATGGAGTCGCCGTCCCGCACCAGCTCCAGCTGCGGAAGGGCACGGAGGGCATGCTCCACGGCGTCCGCCAGCACCGTTTCGTTGCCGGACACGCTGTCGATGTCCAGCAATGCCGCGGTGAGCAGCGCGACGTCCTGACGGAGGTCAAGGCGGACGGGGGTGTGGGGGCGGGCGGCGGGGGCAGTGGATTCCTGGGCAGTCACCGTTCCACTTTATCCGCTGCCCTCCACGCCGGCCCGTAGTGGTCAGGTTCGGCCTGCCCCCTGGCTGCCGGTCCCAGTCACCGGCGCGTCTTGAGTTTCAGCGACCGCGGGCGCCCTCTATAGACTTGGGACATGACTGAGACCGCTTCTTCTGCTGTGCCCGCCGACGTCCGTTCCGCCTATGGCTACGGTGTCGCCACCGTTTCCACCCGCAACGGTGAAGCCACCGTGCTGGATGTGTGGTTTCCGGCGCCGGCCCTTGGCGTCGCGGCGGAGCGACTCCGCGACGTCGCCAACGCGGACCAGAGCCTGAGCGACATCGCGGCCAACGGCAGCGATCCGGACCGCGGCACCGAGCAGCAGCTTGTCTTCGTGCAGATCCACCTCGACGCGGCTCCGGCGGACACGGCAGACGCCTATTTGCGCCTTCACCTGCTTTCCCACCGGCTCGTCCAGCCGAACAGCATTAATCTTGACGGCATCTTCGGCAAACTCCCCAACGTGGTGTGGACCAACTTCGGCCCGGCCGCCGTGGAGGACTTCGAGTTGACCCGTGCCCGCCTGCGCAAGCGCGGTGCCGTGACGGTGTACGGCGTGGACAAATTCCCGCGGATGGTCGACTACGTCATTCCCTCCGGCGTCCGGATTGCCGACGCGGACCGGGTCCGGCTCGGTGCCCACCTGGCCGAGGGGACCACGGTCATGCACGAGGGTTTTGTGAACTTCAACGCCGGAACCCTGGGCACCTCCATGGTTGAAGGCCGCATCTCGGCCGGTGTGGTCACCGGTGACGGGTCCGACGTCGGCGGCGGCGCCTCGATCATGGGAACCCTCTCCGGCGGCGGCAAGGAAAAGATCTCCCTGGGCGAGCGTGTCCTGCTGGGCGCCAACTCCGGCGTGGGCATCAGCATCGGCGACGACTCCGTCGTCGAGGCCGGGCTGTATGTCACTGCCGGTACCCGGGTCCGGCTCGTCGGGTCCAAGGACGCCGACGGCGAGGATACCAGCCGGATCGTCAAGGCGGTCGAACTCTCAGGCGTCCCCAACCTGCTGTTCCGCCGCAACTCCTCCACCGGCGAAGTGGAGGTCCTCCCCCGCAAGGGCCAGACCGTCGCCCTCAACGAGGCCCTGCACGCGAACTAGGGTAGAGCCGGAGGACGCAAGGCGTTCGAAGAGCCCGCAGAAGAAGTGACCGGCCCGGCAGGGGTCCAAGGGAGTAGTTTCGTGGCACGCAGAGGCAGTTGGCGGCGTCGGGTTGTGCTGCTGCTGACCCTTGCCATGGTCGCCGGCGCGATCTACACGGCGGTGGCGTTCCTGCAGCGGTCCGAAACCTTGGTCAGTGAACGCTGCACGGCGGTGGGATCGGGAAGTGCCGAGCTGGCCACCGACCAGGCTGCGAACGCCGCGCTGATCTCCGCCGTCGCCGTCCGCCGGGGGCTCCCGGCCCGGGCCGCCAGCATCGCGCTGGCCACGGCCATGCAGGAATCCAAGCTGCGGAAC
Encoded here:
- a CDS encoding amino acid ABC transporter permease, whose product is MDAVIESLPLYWNGFLRTLFLSAVSGVIALMLGTLLAAARVSPVAALRGFSMTYVEILRNTPLTIAFFFAAIVLPRLGVKFEQFEVAAIIALSAYTAAFIAEAVRSGVNSVPVGQAEAARSIGMKFSQVLSLIILPQALRTVIPPLINILIALVKNSSVAGAFFVLELFGYGRQLANANGDQVMAVLLGVAFFYLLITVPLGILASTVERKVAIAR
- a CDS encoding amino acid ABC transporter permease — translated: MSSVLYDVPGPKARRVSLIGSVVGSLLIAGLLAWIISTLAQQGIFEGRRWAIFTRADVWSLIGNGIGATLSAAAVAAVIAFPLGLLLCLLRISDVPAIRIPIRVVLEFLRGMPVVLMMLFVLLVFGTNQFLAVVAGLVLYNAAVFAEIIRAGIQSLPKGQREAGLTIGLTSFQSRMIIELPQAVRRMMPSLVAQLVVLLKDTSLGYIVAYGELLRAVQVMADFLGTQYLFPIFFVAAAIYIAINLCVSRIAVWIERRGSKKAAGGVAKAEPAVEAAAAKP
- the dapD gene encoding 2,3,4,5-tetrahydropyridine-2,6-dicarboxylate N-succinyltransferase, yielding MTETASSAVPADVRSAYGYGVATVSTRNGEATVLDVWFPAPALGVAAERLRDVANADQSLSDIAANGSDPDRGTEQQLVFVQIHLDAAPADTADAYLRLHLLSHRLVQPNSINLDGIFGKLPNVVWTNFGPAAVEDFELTRARLRKRGAVTVYGVDKFPRMVDYVIPSGVRIADADRVRLGAHLAEGTTVMHEGFVNFNAGTLGTSMVEGRISAGVVTGDGSDVGGGASIMGTLSGGGKEKISLGERVLLGANSGVGISIGDDSVVEAGLYVTAGTRVRLVGSKDADGEDTSRIVKAVELSGVPNLLFRRNSSTGEVEVLPRKGQTVALNEALHAN
- the dapE gene encoding succinyl-diaminopimelate desuccinylase; this encodes MTAQESTAPAARPHTPVRLDLRQDVALLTAALLDIDSVSGNETVLADAVEHALRALPQLELVRDGDSIIARTNLGRAERVILAGHLDTVPLPTTEGSLGTVPSYWPSGAPGEGVLYGRGATDMKGGVAVQLALAASLFDGGAEPARDVTFVFYDHEEVEAVKSGLGRLVRNHGGLLGGDFAILLEPTDGTVEGGCNGTSRFEASTRGEAAHSARAWMGSNAIHAAAPILARLAAYEPRTINVDGLDYRESLNAVKINGGTAGNVIPDRCVVEINYRFAPDKTPDDAEKHVRELLEGFDVVRTDSAAGARPGLKHPAAASFVAAVGAEPKPKYGWTDVARFSELGIPAVNFGPGDPLLAHKDNEHVEADAVRECLRALRSWLSA